Genomic window (Desulfovibrio aminophilus):
AGTCCTCGGGGGGAAACCCCGTTTTTTCCAAAAAGGGGGGTTACCCCCGGACCCCCATCCCCCAAAAAACCTTCACGGCGGCGAGGCGTTCGCCGCGCCGCATTGTTCTTTCGGCCCTTCCGCGCCCCGGATCGCGAAAAGGTCCAGGGCCGTGCCCTGGCCCGGGGCGTGGGGGCGGGGAGCCCCCACGTTGCTCATCCGGCCAGGGTGTTCATCCGGTGAGCAAGGTATCCCGCGCCGAAGCCGTTGTCGATATTCACGGTGCAGACGCCCGGGGCGCAGGAGTTGAGCATGGCCAGGAGCGCGGCCAGTCCGCCGTAGCTCGCGCCGTAACCCACGCTGGTGGGCACGGCGATGACGGGCGCGGGGCAGAGTCCGCCCGCCACGGAGGCCAGGGCCCCCTCCATGCCCGCCACGCAGACCACGGCCCGGGCGCTGCGCAGCTCCTCGATCACGGGGAAGAGCCGATGCAGTCCGGCCACGCCGCAGTCGTAGTGGCGCAGCACTCGGGAGCCGAGGAATTCGGCGGTCCGGGCGGCCTCCTCGGCCACGGGCAGGTCCGAGGTGCCCGCGCTGAGGACCACGACCTTGCCGAGGGGAACCAGGGGTTCACGGGCGTGGACGAGCAGGCGGGAGACCGGGTCGTAGTCCACGTCCAGCCGGGCCGCGGCGGCGTCGGCCTGGGCCCGGTCCGCGCGGGTGCCCAGGACGCGGGGTTGGTGTTCGGCCAGGCGGGTCATGATCTCGGCCACCTGTTCCGGGGTCTTGCCCTGGCAGAAGACCACCTCGGCGCAGCCCGTGCGTTCGGCGCGGCGGTGGTCCAGCTTGGCCATGCCCGCGTCGATGTAGGTTTCGCGCAGCAGCGCCCGCTTCAGGTCGTCCTTGTCGGCGCGGCCCTGGCGGTAGGCGTCCAGGAGTTCGTCGAAGCTCATGCGGGAATCCGATCCTTGATGCGCAGGCCGGAGAATCCGGCGGCGCGGGCCGCCTCGGAGAGGCGGTCTTCGTGGTTCCGGGCCAGGGGAATCTGGTCCGGCGGGAGTTCCAGGGAGAGGACGTCGCCCAGGTCGCGGCAGCGCAGGGCCGAGAGGCCCAGGCCCCGGGCCAGGGTCTCCAGCCGGTCCACGCGCTCCAGGGCGGCCGGGGTCAGGGCCGTGCCCGTGGGGATGCGCGTGGCCAGGCAGGAGTTGGAGGGCGCGTCCCAGCCGGGCAGACCCAGGTCGCGGGACAGGGCGCGCACGGCGGCCTTGTCCAGTCCGGCCCGGGCCAGGGGCGAGAGCGCGCCCAGCTCGGCCGCGGCGCGGCGTCCGGGCCGGGTCGGGTCGTCGTCGGCGTTGGTGCCTTCCAACAAGGCGGCTCCCGGAGCGACGAGGGCGGCCAGGGGCGTGAGCACGGCCCGCTTGCAGCGGTAGCAGCGGTCCGGGCCGTTGGCCGGGAGTCCGGCCACGCCCCAGACGTCCAGGTCCAGGACGCGGTGGTTCAGACCGAGTTCGCGGGCCTTGGCCAGGGCCAGGTCCGTGTCGCAGGTGGCGGTGAAGGCCGAACGCACGGTCACGGCCAGGGCACGGGGCCCCAGGGCCGTATGCGCGGCAAAGGCCAGCAGGGTGGAGTCCACCCCGCCGGAATAGGCCGCCACGGCGCCGGGCAGGGGCCGCAGCAGGGCCAGAAGCGGCTCCAGGCCGGACAGGGCGCGCTGCGTCATGGAAGCACGTTATCCGCATTCCCTCCGCCCGCCAACCCCCCGGCTTCGCCGGTTTTCAGAAAGGCGGAAGAGGTTCTCGGCTTTTCAGTCTTTACCGAAACAGGCCGAAGGCCTTCAGGAATCCGGCGAAGCCGGGCCGAAGGCCCGGACGCGGTTGCGGCCCGCGTTCTTGGCCTGGTAGAGGGCCTGGTCCGCCCGGCCCAGGGCGGCCTCCAGATCCTGCTCGGGCGAGCCCGAGCCGTCCAGGGTGGCCACGCCGATGCTCACCGAGCAGAGCACGGACTGGTTTTCCAGGGGGCAGGCCCCGGCCTCCACGGACTCGCGCAGGCGTTCGGCCAGGGAAAGGGCCTGGGGCGCTCCGGCCCCGGGGGCCAGGACCACGAATTCCTCTCCCCCATAGCGGGCCACGAAGTCCGTGCCCCGGGCGGCCTGGCGGAGCTGGTCCGCCACGTGGCGCAGCACCTCGTCCCCGGCCTGGTGGCCCAGGGTGTCGTTGATCTGCTTGAAGCCGTCCAGGTCGATCATGAGCACGGAGAAGGGGATGCCCGCGCGGCGGCAGAAGGCCGCGAGCCGGCGGCCCTCGTCCAGGAGCGAGCGCCGGTTGGCCAGGCCCGTGAGGGCGTCCGTGATCGCGCACACGGCCAGCTGCGAAATGGTGTCCCGCAGCTTGCCGGTCATGTGGCAGAAGGCGTCGTACAGGGTCCTGATCTCGTATGGGGCGGTGCGGAAGGCTCCCGGGGCGCAATCAATGTCCCGCCCTCCTTCCTCCATGGCCCGGGACAGCCGGGCCATCTCCTCCAGCGGGGCCTCCACCGAGCGCGTCAGCCGCAGCAGGGCCGGGGTGAGCAGGACGATGACCGCCAGGGCGGCCAGCACGGCCACCGCCAGGAAGCCCCAGACCCCGGCGTGGACCACGGCCAGGGGCGTCTCGGCCACGGCCATCCACACGCCGTCCTTGAGGGGCCGCGAGCGGCCGACCACGAGGCGTCCCGCGCCGTCCGGGTAGGTGGGCGGCAGCGGCATGTCCTTGAAGACCAGTTCGCGGAGCGGCGACTCCAGTGGCGGGCCCACGACTCCGGCCTGGGGCCCGGAACGACCCGTGACCCGTTCGCCCTTGCGGTCCAGGATGCGGATGATCCGGCCCTCGGAGGTGGCCGCCAACCGGGCCATCTGGTCCAGGGCCGCCGGGCTGGACGCGCCCAGGATGATGCCCCGGAAGTCCCGTTCCGGCCCCAGCACCGGGGCGGAGAAGACCAGCACGGGCAGGCCCGTGGCCCGGCTCGTGATGACGTCCGTGATGGCGCGGTCGCCCCGGCGCGCGGCCAGGAAGTACTCCCGGTCCGAGAGGTCCATGCCCGCGGGGGTGCCCGAAGGGTCCAGGACCGTGACGCCCTGGGCGTTGACGAAACTCAGGGCGATGAAGCCCTGGTGGGTGTGGGAGAAGGCCGTCAGGAGGCGGCCCAGGCCCTTCATGTTCAGGTCGCGGGCTTCCTCGCTCTCGGCCAGGAAGGCCACGTCCGCCATGCAGCGTTCCAGCCAGGCGTCGGCCTCGGCCGTGTACTGCTCCAGGAGCACGTCCAGGTGAAAGCGTTCCTGTTCCTCGGCCCGGCCCTTGAGAAAGATCCCGAAGAGCAGGGCCGAGGCGAGCACGGGCAGGACGATGAGCAAAAGGGAAAAGAGCCGGACCCGGCCGCGCAGGCTGTCCGGGATGAGACGGAAGAACATGGACCGTTTGCCCCCCATGCGCCGAGAATAGCATCCCCGGACGCCGGACGGTGTTATTATTCCTTTGGGTTCGTGCGTCGAGAAAAAAAACGGCGTTTTTGATCCGGGTCAAGGCGGCGGGCTCCGGGCCGGGGTATTTCCGTGGTCGTGGGGCGGTGAAAAGCCCCCGGGAGCATGAACATGAAAGTGAAGCGCAAGCTCATCAGCATCGACGAAGACCTCTGCGACGGCTGCGGCCAGTGCGTGCCGTCCTGCGCCGAGGGCGCCCTGCGAATCATCGACGGCAAGGCTCGGCTCGTGGCCGAGCGATACTGCGACGGCCTGGGGGCCTGCCTGGGCGAGTGCCCCACCGGCGCGCTCCGCGTGGTCGAGGTGGAGACCGAGGACTTTGATCCCGAGGCCGTGACCGCTCATCTCAAGGAACAGGGACGGCCCGTGCCCGGGCACATGCCCCGGCCCGAGGAGCTTCGCCTGGAGCGGTCCGCGCCCCGCCCGGCGGGCGGCTGCCCCGGCTCGCGGCTGGTGGCCGTGACTCCCTGCCAGGCCGCCAACCAGCCCCGGACGATGGCGGCCGCGCCCGCCGCCCCGACCGGAGCCCAGGGCAGCGCCCTTTCACACTGGCCGGTGCAGATCCGGCTCGTGCCTCCGCATGCGCCGTTCCTCAAGGACGCGGACCTGCTCGTCACGGCCGACTGCGCGGCCGCGGCCCATCCCGCGTTGCACGCCGACCTCCTGCCCGGCCGCGTGCTCCTGCTCGGCTGCCCCAAGTTCGACGACGCGGCGGCCTATGAGGACAAGTTCACGGCCATCTTCCAGGCCAATGCCCCGCGTTCCGTCACGGTTCTGGAGATGGAGGTGCCCTGCTGTTCCGGCCTGTCGCGCATCGTGCTGGCCGCCATGCGCCGGGCCGGGATCGCCGCGCCCCTGGAAAAGATCGTGCTCGGCCTGGACGGCCGGGTGCTCGGCCGCCGACCCCTGGCCGCCTGACATCCCCCAAGGAGGGACGATCATGAAGAAGATCGAGCTGTTCAAGGAAAACGGATTCAAGGACAAGGGCTTCTCCCCGCTTTTCGCCCACGAGTCGCCCTACATGAAGGTCGTGAACTTCAACTTCGAGCCCGGCCAGGAGCTGCCCGTGCACTCCCACGACATTGAGGGCGAGCTGGTCATCGCCGTGCTCGAGGGCCGGGGCGAGTTCCTGTCCAAGGACGGGACCATGCCCGCCGGGACCGGCGACATCCTGGTCAGCCCCATCGCCACGCCCCACGGGCTGCGCGCCGCCACCCGCATGCGTGTGCTGGTGACCATCACGCCCCCTATTTGATTGAGGGGGGGGCTTCGCCCCCATTCATAGAAAGGCTGAAAGGCGAATCCTCTTCGTCTTTCTATGAACCGGCGAAGCCGGGGGGGCTTCGCCCCCGTTTATAGAAAGGCTGAAAGGCGAATTCTCTTCGCCTTTCTATAACCCGGCGAAGCCGGGGGGCGAAGTAGGGAGGAGATTGTGGAGAAGACGAGCATCAAGCCCAGGGCGGCGTTGGGCGAGATCGGGCCGGAGGGGCTGATCCGCATCGCCCGGGTGGTGGAGGAGTTCGGCATTCCCGTGGTCCGGGCCACGGCCGGGCAGCGCCTGCTGTTGGCGGGCATCCGGCCCGGGGACTACGAGGCCGTGCGCGCGGCCCTGGGCGGCGGCGAGGCCCACTGCCCGCACTATGTCCAGGCCTGCCCGGGCCGGGACGGCTGCGCCCATTCCCTGGCCGACGGCCAGGGCCTTGGGCGGGAACTGGAGGCCCTGCTGGCGGACATGGACCTGCCCGCCAAGGTCAAGGCCGGGGTGTCGTCCTGCCCGCGCTCCTGCGCCGAGAGCCTGGTGCGCGACCTCGGGCTTGTGGGCCGCTCCTCGGGCTGGAGCCTGTATTTCGGCGGCAACGCGGGCATGCGGCCGAGGGTCGGCGACCTGCTGGCCGGGAAGCTCTCGGCCGTTGAGGCCCTGGGGCTTTCGCGCCGCGTGCTGGAGTTCTATGCCCGGGAAGGGAAGGAGAAGGAGCGGACGGCCCGCTTTGTGGAGCGGATCGGCCTGGATGCTGTGCGCGAAGGCGTTCTTTAAGGGAAAACGAAGGACAGCGAAAGGTCAGTCGGCCAGCAGGCAGCGGTTCTTGCCGGAGTTCTTGGCCCGGTACATGGCCTGGTCCGCGCGGTGGATGAAGTCGCGCAGGGTTTCGCCCGGCCGGAACTGGGCCACGCCCACGGACAGGGTCTGGCAGGCCTGCGCCGGGCTGAAAGCTATCTGGCAGAAGGCTTCGCGCACCCGGTCGGCCTGGAGCATGGCCTCGCGGCCCGGGGTTTCCGGCAGGAGGATGACGAACTCCTCGCCACCGTAGCGGAAGGCCGCGTCCGTGTCGCGGATGGAGGCGGCGAGCACCCGGCCCAGGGCGGCGAGGACCTTGTCTCCGGCCAGGTGGCCGTGGGCGTCGTTGAATTTCTTGAAGTCGTCCAGGTCGATGAAGATGAGCGAGAGGGGGTGGCCGTAGCGGGTGGTGCGCCGGATTTCCGCCTCGGCCAGGTCGAAGAAGTGGCGGGCGTTGAAGAGCCCGGTCAGTTCGTCGCGGATGGACAGCTCGCGGTAGCGCAGCTCGGACTCCCGCAGGGCCTCCTCCACGCGTTTGCGTTCCGCGATCTCCAGTTCCAGCCGTTCGTTCTTCTCATCCAGCTCGCCGATGATGGCGGCCAGCCTCCGGGCGCTTTCCTCCACCTGCTGCTTGGTGCGGAAGAGGTCCTTGGCGTATTGGCGCAGGGCCTGCTGGGCCTTCTTCTCCTCGGTCACGTCCTCCACGCACCAGACCACGCCCCGGCTCAGGTTGCCCCGGTCGATGGCCTTGCCCGCCAGGCGGCACCAGATCTCCCGGCCGTCCTTGCGCATGAGCGGATACTCGATGTTGGTGAACTGGGTGCGGTCCAGGCGGCGGTGGTAGACCTGGCCGAACTCCTCGTAGTGCTTGTCCGAGATGTGGATGATGCGGGCGCTTTGGCCCAGCATCTCCTGGGCCGTGTAGCCGAGCATATCGGCCATGCGGGTGTTCAGCCGGGTGATGACCCGGTCGCGCATGACCGCGATGCCCACCAGGCTGTTGTCCAGCACGCTGTCCAGCTCGTCCAGGGTCTCGTTCAGGGCCAGGGAGGCCCGCTTGGCCTCGGTGATGTCCAGGAGCGCGGCCATGAGCGCGACCACGTCGCCGTGGCGATCCAGGATTGGGGACACGGAGATGTCCACCCAGATTTCCGCGCCGTCCTTGCGGCGGTAGCGGCGCTCGGTGCGGAAGGTCGTGGTCGAGTCGGCCAGGGCCTTGCGCTGGTTTTCATCCGACAGCTCCGCCTCCTCGGGGAAGGCGAAGTCGCGGGCCGAGCGGTTCAGGACCTCGTGGACCTCGTAGCCGAGCAGGTCCAGGAAGGTGCGGTTCACGTCCACCAGACGTCCGTCGGTGTCGGCCAGGGCGATGCCCACGGCCGCGTTCTCGAACACGGAGCGGAAGCGGGCCTCGGAATCGCGCAGGGCCATGGCCGCCAGGTGGCGCTCGGTGATGTCCGAGGCCGTGCCGAGGATGGCCGGGGCCCCCCCGTAGTCCAGGGTGGTCACGGACAGGTCGGCCCAGCGGGTCTGACCCGAGGGCAGAAGGACCGCCATTTCGTAGGAGGAGGGCGGGGTCTCGCCGCGCTGGCGGGCCATGCCGTAGGCGCGCACGGTCTCGCGCATGTCCGGGTGGACGATTTCCCAGAAGGGGATGGAGAGCAGTTCCTCGAGGGGCCTGCCGCAGAGCCGTTCGCCCGCCGGGTTGATGTAGACGATGTGTTCGTTCTGGATGATGAAGATGGCCACGCCCGCGGTTTCGGTGAGCGTGCGGAAGCGGGCCTCGGATTCCAGGAGCGCGGTCTCGGCGCGCTTCTGCTCCTCGATGTCCCGGCCCGTGCCCACCACCTCGACCACCTCGCCCCGGGCGTCGGTCACGGCGCGGTGGGACCACTGCTGCCAGCGCCAGCCCGAGGGGGTCAGGACGCGGGTCTGGCTGGTCAGGGTGTAGGGCGGCGAAAAGAGGGTCTCGAATCCGGCCTCGGACACGGGACGGTCCTCGGGATGGACCAGGGGGCCGTAGTGCGAGCCCACCAGCTCGGCCTCGGAGCGGCCCAGGGCCCGGCACAGGGCCGGACTGGCGAAGAGGATGTGGCCCTGGGGGTCGAACTTGACCACCATGTCGGCCTGGTTCTCCACCAGCAGGCGGTAGTTTCCCTCGCTGCGGGTCAGGGCCTCCTCGGCCTGCCTGCGCTTGGTGATGTCCCGGGAGTATTCCAGCACGGCCACCGGGCGGCCGTCCTCGTCCATGATCGGCGAGGCGTAGACCTCCAGCCAGCCGTCCGGGCCCTCCGGCCCGTGGCGTTGGGTCTCATAGTGCTGCACGGTCCCGGTCTCCAGGGCCCGCAGGGTGGGGCAGTCCGGGCAGGGCGTCTTGCGGCCCAGGAAGACGTCGTGGCACTTGCGGCCCAGGATGGGCACGGCGTGGGCGTACCAGCGGTCCACCGTGGAGTTGGTCAGGACCACGGTGAGGTCGCGGTCCATGAGGGTGATGCCGTCGTGGATGGCGTCCAGCATGTGGCGCATCGGCAGCACCGCGTCCGTGCCGCCGGGACGGATGCCCAGGGTTTCCAGGAGGCGGGCGTGCTGGCGCAGTTCGCGCAACTCCCGCAGGAGGTCGTTCTTGGTCCTTTTTTCGTCCTTCATCCCGGAAACCTGTCGCGACCGGATCGGCCCACGGGCCGGGTCTTTCGAATCGTCATGCCCTATCACCGAAGCCCGGCCCGGGCAACAAACCCCGTCGCCGCCCGGAAAGGTTATAACGCGCGCCCCGGCGGGGCCTGTCCCCCCTGGCTCGCGGCGTCCGGCCCGCCCCGGCGGCCCGGGCGCGGCCCGGGGCCCGAGGGCCGTGGATTGGCAGCCGCCGCCGGCCGACGAATCCTTCTCGTGCCTTCCAGGGTGGCGGCGACGATGAACGCCGATTATCGACGGTCAGACCAGGGACGCGCCCGAGAGCACCTGCACGAAGCGTTTGAACACCTCCAGGTCGAAGGCTCCCTTCATGTCGTCGCGCATGGCCCGCAGGGCCTCGAAGGGTGAAAGCGCGGCCGAGCCCGGGCGTTCGGAGGTCAGGTTGTCGTAGGAGTTGCACACGGAGAGCACCCGCACCGGGAAGGGGATGCCGTCCCCGGACAGGCGGCCGGGATAGCCCTCGCCGTCCATGCGCTCGTGGTGGAAGAGGATGCAGTTCAGCGAGGTCTGGCTCATGGTCAGCTGGGCGCACAGGGATACGCCCCAGAGCGGGTGGCCGCGCAGGACCTCCTGCTCGGCCCGGCTCGGGTTCCGCTTGGCCAGGACTTCCTTGGGCACGCGCAGCTTGCCCACGTCGTGCAGCATGGCCCCCATGCCCGCCTGGAACAGCTCGTCCTCCACGGCTCCGAAGCTCTGGAGCACGGCCAGGGTGAAGACGAAGACGTGGATGGAGTGGGTGTAGCCCTTGTAGTCGTGGGCGATGAACGGGGCCAGGGCGGTGAGGGCCTTCTCCTTGGTCAGGAAGCGGATGCTCTGCTCGACCACGTTTTTCAGGCGCTCGAAGTTCTCCTTGCGGATGGCCGGGAGGCGCTCCTCGAAGACGTCCTGCACCACGTCCTTGGCCGCGTCCATGAAGATCCGGGCCCGCTCGGGCATGGGCAGGGCCTCGTCCGCCAGGATGCGGCCCAGGTTGCTCTCCACGTAGCGCTCGAAGAATTCCTTCTGCTCGGTCTTGACGAAGACTTCCTTGACCCCGGAGTCGTGCAGGTTGCGCCGGTGGCGTTCGGTGAAGCGCTCCTCGGA
Coding sequences:
- the larB gene encoding nickel pincer cofactor biosynthesis protein LarB; its protein translation is MSFDELLDAYRQGRADKDDLKRALLRETYIDAGMAKLDHRRAERTGCAEVVFCQGKTPEQVAEIMTRLAEHQPRVLGTRADRAQADAAAARLDVDYDPVSRLLVHAREPLVPLGKVVVLSAGTSDLPVAEEAARTAEFLGSRVLRHYDCGVAGLHRLFPVIEELRSARAVVCVAGMEGALASVAGGLCPAPVIAVPTSVGYGASYGGLAALLAMLNSCAPGVCTVNIDNGFGAGYLAHRMNTLAG
- a CDS encoding TIGR00268 family protein is translated as MTQRALSGLEPLLALLRPLPGAVAAYSGGVDSTLLAFAAHTALGPRALAVTVRSAFTATCDTDLALAKARELGLNHRVLDLDVWGVAGLPANGPDRCYRCKRAVLTPLAALVAPGAALLEGTNADDDPTRPGRRAAAELGALSPLARAGLDKAAVRALSRDLGLPGWDAPSNSCLATRIPTGTALTPAALERVDRLETLARGLGLSALRCRDLGDVLSLELPPDQIPLARNHEDRLSEAARAAGFSGLRIKDRIPA
- a CDS encoding diguanylate cyclase — protein: MFFRLIPDSLRGRVRLFSLLLIVLPVLASALLFGIFLKGRAEEQERFHLDVLLEQYTAEADAWLERCMADVAFLAESEEARDLNMKGLGRLLTAFSHTHQGFIALSFVNAQGVTVLDPSGTPAGMDLSDREYFLAARRGDRAITDVITSRATGLPVLVFSAPVLGPERDFRGIILGASSPAALDQMARLAATSEGRIIRILDRKGERVTGRSGPQAGVVGPPLESPLRELVFKDMPLPPTYPDGAGRLVVGRSRPLKDGVWMAVAETPLAVVHAGVWGFLAVAVLAALAVIVLLTPALLRLTRSVEAPLEEMARLSRAMEEGGRDIDCAPGAFRTAPYEIRTLYDAFCHMTGKLRDTISQLAVCAITDALTGLANRRSLLDEGRRLAAFCRRAGIPFSVLMIDLDGFKQINDTLGHQAGDEVLRHVADQLRQAARGTDFVARYGGEEFVVLAPGAGAPQALSLAERLRESVEAGACPLENQSVLCSVSIGVATLDGSGSPEQDLEAALGRADQALYQAKNAGRNRVRAFGPASPDS
- a CDS encoding ATP-binding protein; protein product: MKVKRKLISIDEDLCDGCGQCVPSCAEGALRIIDGKARLVAERYCDGLGACLGECPTGALRVVEVETEDFDPEAVTAHLKEQGRPVPGHMPRPEELRLERSAPRPAGGCPGSRLVAVTPCQAANQPRTMAAAPAAPTGAQGSALSHWPVQIRLVPPHAPFLKDADLLVTADCAAAAHPALHADLLPGRVLLLGCPKFDDAAAYEDKFTAIFQANAPRSVTVLEMEVPCCSGLSRIVLAAMRRAGIAAPLEKIVLGLDGRVLGRRPLAA
- a CDS encoding cupin domain-containing protein translates to MKKIELFKENGFKDKGFSPLFAHESPYMKVVNFNFEPGQELPVHSHDIEGELVIAVLEGRGEFLSKDGTMPAGTGDILVSPIATPHGLRAATRMRVLVTITPPI
- a CDS encoding NAD(P)/FAD-dependent oxidoreductase, whose amino-acid sequence is MEKTSIKPRAALGEIGPEGLIRIARVVEEFGIPVVRATAGQRLLLAGIRPGDYEAVRAALGGGEAHCPHYVQACPGRDGCAHSLADGQGLGRELEALLADMDLPAKVKAGVSSCPRSCAESLVRDLGLVGRSSGWSLYFGGNAGMRPRVGDLLAGKLSAVEALGLSRRVLEFYAREGKEKERTARFVERIGLDAVREGVL
- a CDS encoding PAS domain S-box protein, which encodes MKDEKRTKNDLLRELRELRQHARLLETLGIRPGGTDAVLPMRHMLDAIHDGITLMDRDLTVVLTNSTVDRWYAHAVPILGRKCHDVFLGRKTPCPDCPTLRALETGTVQHYETQRHGPEGPDGWLEVYASPIMDEDGRPVAVLEYSRDITKRRQAEEALTRSEGNYRLLVENQADMVVKFDPQGHILFASPALCRALGRSEAELVGSHYGPLVHPEDRPVSEAGFETLFSPPYTLTSQTRVLTPSGWRWQQWSHRAVTDARGEVVEVVGTGRDIEEQKRAETALLESEARFRTLTETAGVAIFIIQNEHIVYINPAGERLCGRPLEELLSIPFWEIVHPDMRETVRAYGMARQRGETPPSSYEMAVLLPSGQTRWADLSVTTLDYGGAPAILGTASDITERHLAAMALRDSEARFRSVFENAAVGIALADTDGRLVDVNRTFLDLLGYEVHEVLNRSARDFAFPEEAELSDENQRKALADSTTTFRTERRYRRKDGAEIWVDISVSPILDRHGDVVALMAALLDITEAKRASLALNETLDELDSVLDNSLVGIAVMRDRVITRLNTRMADMLGYTAQEMLGQSARIIHISDKHYEEFGQVYHRRLDRTQFTNIEYPLMRKDGREIWCRLAGKAIDRGNLSRGVVWCVEDVTEEKKAQQALRQYAKDLFRTKQQVEESARRLAAIIGELDEKNERLELEIAERKRVEEALRESELRYRELSIRDELTGLFNARHFFDLAEAEIRRTTRYGHPLSLIFIDLDDFKKFNDAHGHLAGDKVLAALGRVLAASIRDTDAAFRYGGEEFVILLPETPGREAMLQADRVREAFCQIAFSPAQACQTLSVGVAQFRPGETLRDFIHRADQAMYRAKNSGKNRCLLAD
- a CDS encoding HD-GYP domain-containing protein — protein: MSKPVPDGKTVVQSFFTISPLMIFPETLGRFSIYLRQGDEMVLYADSEERFTERHRRNLHDSGVKEVFVKTEQKEFFERYVESNLGRILADEALPMPERARIFMDAAKDVVQDVFEERLPAIRKENFERLKNVVEQSIRFLTKEKALTALAPFIAHDYKGYTHSIHVFVFTLAVLQSFGAVEDELFQAGMGAMLHDVGKLRVPKEVLAKRNPSRAEQEVLRGHPLWGVSLCAQLTMSQTSLNCILFHHERMDGEGYPGRLSGDGIPFPVRVLSVCNSYDNLTSERPGSAALSPFEALRAMRDDMKGAFDLEVFKRFVQVLSGASLV